A section of the Candidatus Moraniibacteriota bacterium genome encodes:
- a CDS encoding UvrD-helicase domain-containing protein produces the protein MSFWETGLNPEQKRAVETVDGPVLILAGAGSGKTKTLTHRIAYLLAGKHVAPEAILAVTFTNKAAQEMRERIAHMLERAAENEGKHFRMPQFIGTFHNISARILRRDIDRLGYGKDFNIVDADEQLSLVKKSMKALEMNPDQVKPRSILEAISNAKSRELSTERFLSLADGYFEELVGKVYERYQAGLVAANALDFDDLILLTVRLFAEHPDVLEHYQETFRYILVDEYQDTNPLQYQLVKLLAAKYQNLFVIGDDYQSIYSWRQADIRNILSFETDYPEAAVITLDQNYRSTQIILDAATAVIGNNVNQRHKKLWTDKSSGENIALYPAESEEDEAGFVAREIKQIVRERHIPYHSFAVLYRTNAQSRSIEEAFLRESLPYKIVGGLKFYQRKEVKDVVAYVRFLANPRDVLALERIVNEPKRGIGPTTLKAWTDTARAREIDFLAIIPILKSEGILPDRKIATIETFMELFAHWQDSLLHEAGLTLRALLDVITRESGYLESLRDGTPEGEAREENVQELFSVAQKFDGVPIREAMSRFLEEVALASDTDTIDQRADAIHLMTVHSAKGLEFPVVFIVGLEEGIFPHSRSALSGAELEEERRLMYVALTRAKEKAYLIHADMRTIFGSTQMNPPSRFLEEIPEVLVTKRESNGMNLSFAKPKRKSYAAPIRRFTAPVQSAETSGEPISPAKDLRPGDMVEHQQFGNGLVIALDGSLVSVAFKRAGVKKMMLGVAPLRKV, from the coding sequence ATGTCATTTTGGGAAACGGGGCTGAATCCGGAGCAGAAACGCGCAGTCGAGACCGTCGATGGGCCGGTTTTGATCTTGGCTGGGGCGGGGAGTGGCAAGACGAAAACCCTGACCCACCGGATCGCCTATCTCCTGGCTGGGAAACACGTTGCGCCAGAAGCGATTCTCGCGGTGACGTTCACCAATAAGGCGGCTCAGGAGATGCGCGAACGAATAGCCCACATGTTGGAGCGGGCAGCGGAAAACGAAGGAAAGCATTTCCGGATGCCGCAATTCATCGGAACGTTTCACAATATCTCGGCCCGCATCCTTCGTCGCGATATCGATCGGCTGGGCTATGGCAAAGATTTCAATATCGTTGACGCGGATGAACAGCTTTCACTCGTGAAGAAATCGATGAAGGCGCTTGAAATGAATCCGGACCAAGTGAAGCCGCGCTCAATCCTGGAAGCAATCTCGAATGCGAAGAGCCGGGAGCTTTCGACCGAGCGTTTCCTGAGCCTGGCAGATGGCTACTTTGAGGAACTCGTGGGCAAGGTTTACGAGCGCTATCAGGCAGGACTCGTCGCGGCGAATGCGCTCGATTTCGATGACCTCATCCTCCTCACGGTGCGCCTCTTTGCCGAGCACCCGGATGTGCTCGAGCATTATCAAGAGACTTTCCGCTACATCCTGGTTGATGAGTATCAGGATACGAACCCGCTCCAGTACCAGTTGGTCAAGCTCCTCGCGGCGAAGTACCAGAACCTCTTTGTGATTGGCGACGATTACCAATCCATCTACTCTTGGCGGCAGGCTGATATCCGCAACATCCTCTCCTTTGAGACCGACTATCCCGAGGCAGCGGTCATCACGCTCGATCAGAATTACCGCTCGACGCAGATCATCCTCGATGCGGCGACGGCGGTCATCGGCAACAATGTCAATCAGCGCCACAAAAAACTGTGGACGGACAAATCATCGGGTGAAAACATCGCGTTGTATCCAGCTGAAAGTGAGGAGGATGAAGCCGGATTCGTCGCTCGAGAGATCAAGCAAATCGTTCGGGAACGGCATATCCCGTACCATTCGTTTGCCGTCTTGTACCGGACCAATGCTCAGTCGCGCAGTATCGAAGAGGCTTTTCTTCGCGAGTCATTGCCGTACAAAATTGTCGGCGGCCTGAAATTTTATCAGCGCAAGGAAGTGAAGGATGTCGTCGCCTATGTACGCTTTCTCGCTAACCCGCGGGACGTCCTCGCACTCGAACGGATCGTCAATGAGCCGAAGCGCGGGATTGGTCCGACCACCTTGAAGGCCTGGACCGATACGGCTCGGGCACGTGAGATCGATTTCCTCGCTATCATTCCGATACTCAAGTCTGAAGGCATTCTCCCTGATCGGAAGATTGCAACAATCGAAACCTTCATGGAACTCTTTGCCCATTGGCAGGACAGCCTCCTCCATGAAGCCGGCCTGACGCTGCGAGCACTCCTCGATGTCATCACGCGCGAGAGCGGCTATCTGGAGAGTCTCCGTGATGGGACACCCGAAGGCGAGGCGCGCGAGGAAAACGTCCAGGAGCTTTTTTCGGTTGCGCAGAAGTTCGATGGCGTGCCGATTCGTGAAGCGATGAGTCGGTTCCTCGAGGAGGTGGCGCTTGCCTCGGACACGGACACGATTGATCAGCGCGCTGATGCCATCCATCTCATGACCGTTCACTCCGCCAAAGGGCTTGAGTTCCCGGTCGTCTTCATCGTCGGGCTCGAGGAAGGGATCTTCCCTCATTCGCGGAGTGCCTTGTCGGGGGCGGAACTTGAAGAAGAACGCCGGCTCATGTATGTGGCGCTGACCCGAGCCAAGGAGAAAGCCTATCTTATTCACGCGGATATGCGGACAATCTTCGGATCGACTCAGATGAATCCGCCGTCACGTTTCCTCGAAGAGATCCCTGAAGTACTCGTCACGAAGCGTGAATCCAATGGCATGAATTTGTCATTCGCTAAACCGAAACGAAAAAGTTATGCGGCCCCGATCCGCCGCTTCACCGCTCCAGTTCAGAGCGCTGAAACGAGCGGTGAACCAATCTCGCCAGCTAAGGACCTGCGGCCGGGCGACATGGTTGAGCATCAGCAGTTTGGCAATGGCCTCGTCATCGCACTTGACGGCAGTCTCGTCTCAGTCGCGTTCAAGCGCGCGGGCGTGAAGAAAATGATGCTTGGAGTAGCTCCACTCCGGAAAGTCTAG
- a CDS encoding UbiA family prenyltransferase: protein MQERLRKLFEQIEEHPLTLGSWALTLLAIIIGRIWIENTFESLQFAFADQFFYQFSHHLFTFTTIFLATLPIVAWAGKIELRKAANLLLVGFLLIWTPPIIDEIISHGAGLWSFYAFDSLTGLVQRYFTFFGDRPDIGVTYGPRIDTALSIIFLTLYTYIKTRRVGRAAIAGWLIYTQTFLFAALPSIATFLLIGPNIGFLSVTEHDIALLILAPAPLFGLDPPTIPSVISIKMSLIYTTLIIPLIGVLVFTFFRTTFWALIHNARFPQLLYHTGLFLVGAGLASLYGESNWIPNFFHFAGVLALITAVSCAWLASVVVNDLRDVAIDRITNTHRPLVTGAITVPTYKTIGILLFAVSIFLAGLVSTQAALLLVLYQALAFLYSADPLRLKRIPLIATAIAAMASLLILFAGFIVFSTEKNISTLPVSIPILLFFAYLAIIPIKDFKDIVGDAADGVRTLPVILGEGRAKRFIGAAVFLVFVVSPFVLSIRSLFPLGLFFGTLGYWLLQLASMDHRYLSYRKLPGWFMLLAAGYGTFLALALGK, encoded by the coding sequence ATGCAAGAACGCCTCCGCAAATTATTCGAACAAATCGAGGAACACCCGCTCACGCTTGGCTCATGGGCGCTGACCCTCCTCGCCATCATCATCGGTCGAATCTGGATCGAAAATACTTTTGAATCATTGCAGTTTGCCTTCGCCGACCAGTTCTTCTATCAGTTTTCACACCACCTTTTTACGTTCACAACGATTTTCCTCGCTACACTGCCGATTGTCGCCTGGGCAGGGAAAATTGAACTCCGGAAAGCAGCCAATCTTCTCCTCGTCGGCTTCCTCCTCATCTGGACCCCCCCCATTATCGACGAAATCATCTCGCACGGCGCTGGTCTTTGGAGCTTCTACGCCTTTGACAGCCTAACTGGCCTCGTACAGCGCTACTTTACCTTCTTCGGTGACCGACCCGATATTGGTGTCACTTATGGCCCACGCATCGACACCGCACTTTCAATCATTTTCCTCACGCTCTATACCTACATCAAGACGCGACGAGTGGGGCGTGCTGCCATAGCTGGTTGGCTCATCTATACTCAGACATTCCTGTTTGCCGCACTTCCTTCAATCGCTACCTTCCTTCTCATCGGACCAAACATCGGCTTCTTGTCCGTCACTGAGCACGACATTGCCCTACTCATCCTTGCCCCTGCACCACTCTTCGGCCTCGACCCGCCGACCATACCGAGTGTTATCTCCATCAAGATGAGCCTCATTTATACTACGCTAATCATCCCCCTCATCGGCGTGCTTGTATTTACTTTTTTCCGAACCACCTTCTGGGCGCTTATCCATAATGCCCGATTCCCCCAGCTCCTCTACCATACTGGATTATTTCTTGTTGGCGCCGGGCTCGCTTCTCTCTACGGAGAGTCGAACTGGATTCCTAATTTCTTTCACTTTGCCGGAGTTTTGGCGCTCATCACCGCCGTCAGTTGCGCCTGGCTAGCCTCAGTCGTAGTAAATGACCTCCGGGATGTCGCTATCGACCGGATAACCAACACTCATCGACCATTGGTCACGGGCGCTATCACTGTCCCCACCTACAAAACGATTGGGATTCTTCTCTTTGCCGTCTCAATCTTCTTGGCCGGTCTGGTTTCCACTCAAGCTGCACTCCTGCTCGTCCTGTACCAAGCCCTCGCTTTCCTCTACTCAGCTGACCCGCTCCGCCTGAAACGCATCCCATTGATTGCGACCGCCATCGCTGCCATGGCCAGCCTCCTCATCCTCTTCGCTGGTTTTATCGTTTTCTCGACTGAGAAAAATATCTCCACTCTCCCTGTCTCTATCCCCATTCTCCTCTTTTTCGCTTACCTCGCTATCATCCCCATCAAGGACTTCAAAGACATCGTGGGTGATGCAGCCGATGGAGTCCGCACCCTCCCTGTCATCCTCGGCGAAGGGCGAGCCAAGCGTTTCATCGGTGCCGCCGTTTTCCTTGTTTTCGTCGTTAGTCCATTCGTCTTGTCGATCCGATCACTCTTCCCGCTTGGACTTTTCTTCGGGACACTCGGCTATTGGCTCCTCCAACTCGCCTCCATGGATCATCGCTACCTCAGCTATCGAAAACTCCCGGGTTGGTTCATGCT